The genomic region ATTCTCCAATAATTTGCTGCCAACTATCTATGGGGTAGATATTGTCAGGGTCAGAAGATAACTCACCATAACCACCATAAATCAAAATGTAGCCTGTTTCACCAATACCTAATCGTTTTTGTTGCTGTTTAGCCCACTCCACATCTGGTTTGAGCAAGTTGATGGCTAGGGGTGGACAAGGTGTGTTAATGCCTAAAGGCTGTAATAGATCATGGTAGATATGAGGTATGTATTGGGAAGTGTTGGGAGAAATGACATGGGTAAGAAAATTGGCTCCACTACCCCGGAAGCCAATACGGGTAGGAATACCACTCAACCAAAGAAACAAACCAACAAACCAACTTTCTCCCGCAGTAATAGCTAGGTCATACTCACGGTCGCGGATTGTTCCCAACAGGTTGCTCCAATCTGCTAAACTATTACGGTCTTTGTAATCAAAGAGAAATACCTCGTGAACATACTTGTTCACCTGGTAAGCAACCTTTGATCTAGGTTCCACAATCACATCTATCCAGGCATCTGGGTAAGAACGCTGTAGAGAGTCTAAAGTGGGAAAGAAAAGAATCTGATCGGCAATGGAACCAGGTACAAGGGCTACTACTCGCATAAATAATATATTTATTGAGGCTTATCGTTCCTATTTTATCGAAAATCGGGTTCAGAAAATTCCTTTTCTCAAGTCTTAGTGGTCGTAAAATCGAGGAAAACAGTGTATTTATTAATTCCAGCCGCTGGTAGCGGCAAAAGAATGGGTGCTAATTGCAACAAATTGCTATTGAAGGTTCACTCTCAGTCTATTATCGCTTGGACCTTATTGGCCGCAGAAGCTGCTAGCCAGATCCGTTGGATCGGGATTATTTCTCAACCCTCAGAATGGCACGATTTTAAAGCTATTGTGGCTGGTTTAGCCATGACTAAACCTGTGGAGTTTATTCCCGGCGGTACTACTAGACAAGAATCTGTTTACAATGGATTACAAGCATTGCCATCAGAGGCTAAGGAAGTGTTGATTCACGATGGAGCACGCTGTTTAGCAACACCAGAATTATTTAATGCCTGTGCGATCGCTATTCTCAATTGCCCAGGACTGATTGCTGCAGTACCAGTAAAAGATACAATCAAGGTGGTGGGTGAAAGTGGTATAATTGAGTCCACGCCAAAACGGGAAAAGCTTTGGGCAGCTCAAACCCCCCAGGGTTTCAATGTGCAGTTGTTAAAACAATGTCATGCAGAAGGAGTACGTCAAGGGTGGGAAGTAACCGATGATGCAGCCTTATTTGAAAAGTGTGGCATCCAAGTACGCATAGTCCCAGGAGAAGAAACCAACCTAAAAGTGACAACTCCCCAAGATTTAGCGATCGCTGAATTGATCCTCAGTCTCAGATGATTGCCCTCCCTATCAAGAGCAGAATCTCCCAACATGTCCCAACAAAATATACCTATAGCTCTAAAAATAGAAGCAGTTTTATACTTAAAGGGTCAATCCTTGTCCCTAATTGAAATTGCTGAATATATAGGATGCGATCGCCACACAATTGAAGAGGGAATAATAGAACTAATGGACAATTATGCCCGTAGGGAAAGTGCCCTAGAAATTGTAGAAACAGAAGGTAGTTATGGTTTACAACTAAGAGCAGACTTTCAAGATTTAGTACAAACCCTAATACCGGTAGAGTTGGGAGTCGGGTCCTTACGAACATTAGCAGCGATCGCCTTAAATAGTCCTATTTTGCAAACCGACTTAATTAATTTACGAGGATCCAGTGCATATCCCCATGTTGCTGAACTGGTAGAGTTAGGATTTATTCGCAA from Cylindrospermopsis curvispora GIHE-G1 harbors:
- a CDS encoding glycosyltransferase family 9 protein produces the protein MRVVALVPGSIADQILFFPTLDSLQRSYPDAWIDVIVEPRSKVAYQVNKYVHEVFLFDYKDRNSLADWSNLLGTIRDREYDLAITAGESWFVGLFLWLSGIPTRIGFRGSGANFLTHVISPNTSQYIPHIYHDLLQPLGINTPCPPLAINLLKPDVEWAKQQQKRLGIGETGYILIYGGYGELSSDPDNIYPIDSWQQIIGECEQKQPDLPILVVKEQGDDYFVPSLVESFPNIKVIPVPDMGKLAAIIGGASLMVTVNGSPLQLAIAIQTYTIALLSSADSTKLLPVNDKFLAIKSPTGKTADIPPATVLKTIWGG
- the ispD gene encoding 2-C-methyl-D-erythritol 4-phosphate cytidylyltransferase; this translates as MYLLIPAAGSGKRMGANCNKLLLKVHSQSIIAWTLLAAEAASQIRWIGIISQPSEWHDFKAIVAGLAMTKPVEFIPGGTTRQESVYNGLQALPSEAKEVLIHDGARCLATPELFNACAIAILNCPGLIAAVPVKDTIKVVGESGIIESTPKREKLWAAQTPQGFNVQLLKQCHAEGVRQGWEVTDDAALFEKCGIQVRIVPGEETNLKVTTPQDLAIAELILSLR
- the scpB gene encoding SMC-Scp complex subunit ScpB; translated protein: MSQQNIPIALKIEAVLYLKGQSLSLIEIAEYIGCDRHTIEEGIIELMDNYARRESALEIVETEGSYGLQLRADFQDLVQTLIPVELGVGSLRTLAAIALNSPILQTDLINLRGSSAYPHVAELVELGFIRKKKDPNSRSYSLQVTSKFHQYFQIDELPIEQQKIKEREI